The Roseimicrobium gellanilyticum genome contains a region encoding:
- a CDS encoding DUF1501 domain-containing protein, translated as MNTALDFHISQTRRQFFQGAGLRLGGLALSTLMGERMLGAAEPASAQVHQPLPGFPHFAPKAKRLIYLHMNGAPSQLDLFDYKPQLQQYFDKDLPESVRNGQRITTMTSGQSRLPVAPSMFNFSQCGKSGMWMSELVPNIQHIADDIAMVRSVHTSAINHDPACTFVMTGSEVPGKPSIGSWISYGLGSVSNDLPSFVVFTPTFPATGNAQALFTRMWSSGFLPTSFNGVALRGQGDPVLFIKNPPGVDGSDRRTMLDALNKLNQRNFERFGDPEIQTRIAQYEMAFRMQTSVPGLTDLSDESEATLNMYGPDVKRMGSFASSALLARRLVERGTRVVQILHRGWDQHSGLPKNIKAQCMDTEQACAALVKDLKQRGLLDDTLVVWGGEFGRTVYSQGTLTKDNYGRDHHPRNFCMWMAGAGVKGGTVYGETDDFSYNIVKDPVHINDLNATILHLMGIEHSRFTYKFQGLDQRLTGVEEAHVVKGILA; from the coding sequence ATGAATACCGCCCTCGATTTCCACATTTCCCAGACCCGCCGCCAGTTTTTCCAAGGTGCCGGATTGCGTCTGGGTGGGCTCGCGCTGAGCACGCTCATGGGTGAGCGCATGCTGGGTGCTGCAGAGCCTGCATCCGCCCAAGTGCATCAGCCGCTGCCGGGCTTCCCGCATTTTGCGCCGAAGGCGAAGCGGCTCATCTACCTGCACATGAACGGCGCGCCGTCGCAACTGGATCTGTTCGACTACAAGCCGCAGTTGCAGCAGTACTTTGACAAGGATCTGCCGGAGAGCGTGCGCAACGGACAGCGTATCACGACGATGACGAGCGGCCAGTCGAGGCTGCCGGTAGCGCCTAGCATGTTCAATTTCTCCCAATGCGGGAAGAGCGGCATGTGGATGAGCGAGTTGGTGCCGAACATCCAGCACATCGCGGATGACATCGCCATGGTGCGCTCAGTGCACACCAGTGCCATCAACCATGACCCGGCCTGCACGTTTGTAATGACCGGGAGTGAAGTGCCCGGGAAGCCGAGCATTGGCTCGTGGATCAGCTATGGCCTGGGCAGCGTGAGCAATGACCTGCCATCGTTCGTGGTCTTCACGCCCACGTTCCCCGCCACGGGAAATGCGCAGGCGCTCTTCACCCGCATGTGGAGCAGCGGCTTCCTGCCGACCAGCTTCAATGGCGTCGCGCTACGTGGGCAGGGTGACCCGGTGCTCTTCATCAAGAATCCTCCGGGCGTGGATGGCAGCGACCGCCGCACCATGCTGGATGCACTGAACAAGCTGAACCAGCGCAACTTCGAGCGCTTCGGCGATCCGGAAATCCAGACGCGCATCGCGCAGTACGAAATGGCCTTCCGCATGCAGACCAGCGTGCCGGGGCTCACGGACTTGAGCGACGAGAGCGAAGCGACGCTCAACATGTACGGCCCGGATGTGAAGCGCATGGGTTCATTCGCCTCCAGTGCACTGCTTGCCCGCCGACTCGTGGAGCGCGGCACGCGTGTGGTGCAGATTCTGCACCGCGGCTGGGACCAGCACAGCGGCCTGCCGAAGAATATCAAGGCGCAGTGCATGGATACGGAGCAGGCCTGCGCGGCGTTGGTGAAGGATCTCAAGCAGCGTGGCCTGCTGGATGACACCCTGGTGGTGTGGGGTGGTGAATTCGGCCGTACCGTGTACTCACAGGGCACACTTACCAAGGACAACTACGGACGCGATCACCATCCTCGCAACTTCTGCATGTGGATGGCCGGCGCCGGTGTGAAGGGCGGCACCGTGTACGGCGAGACGGATGATTTCAGCTACAACATCGTGAAGGACCCGGTGCACATCAATGATTTGAATGCCACCATCCTGCACCTGATGGGGATTGAGCACTCACGCTTCACCTACAAATTCCAGGGGCTGGATCAGCGCCTCACCGGTGTGGAGGAAGCGCATGTGGTGAAGGGGATTCTGGCGTGA
- a CDS encoding PSD1 and planctomycete cytochrome C domain-containing protein, whose translation MKTFFPPLASCLALTALLVPAHHAQAAGKINFNRDVRPILSDNCFACHGFDAKKRKADLRLDVPEGAYKADKDGAQPIKPGSPDASSVWQRIITTDPDDLMPPADSHKKLTPQQREILKRWIEEGAEYQQHWSFITPSLPPVPNLKSQISDLKSAANPIDAFINARLAEEGLKQNPEADKETLIRRVTLDLTGLSPTPEEVDAFLADNSPQAYERVVDRLLKSSRYGEHMGRHWLDLARYADTHGLHLDNERSMWPYRDWVVKAFNDNLHFDDFTRWQLAGDLLPNPTREQDIASGFNRCNVTTSEGGSINEEFVFRYAVDRTSTAVEVWMGLTAGCAVCHDHKFDPLSQKEFYSMYAFFNSAADPPMDGNKIDTPPIMKLTNAEQETKLKELEQKIAGVQNRIKETIAKMDYKDPSSVQPPPSVQESEVVWFEDGFPPAAKPQASGAPLCIVSTNEGGQVFSGGAALKRAAKGLEQDFFNGGVEYVVPQNGRIFVHCYLDPQNPPKTIMVQFHTTNWLHRAVWGAEDLIPFGKPKSTEKVSMGALPAAGKWVKLEIVADRMGLKAGTKVNGYAFTQFDGTVYWDKLGVKSRVDPAKDPAWSFDVWANQNQGRRVEALPEDLRNIVRGKKRAEWNEAELKRIKEFWLGNLYVGAQEIMAPMLAERAPIEEEKKKVEATVPITFVMRDMETPRETFVMERGQYDKPGEKVTRGVPAALPPLPKKDAGNYNRLDFANWLVSREHPLTSRVSVNRFWQQFFGTGLVKTSADFGSQGEPPSHPELLDWLSVTFMESGWDVKALVKTLVCSETYKQSTKVTPALLAKDPENRLYARGPRFRLDAEVLRDNALFVSGLMDPTMGGKGVKPYQPPNIWEPVGFGGSNTREYKQDSGNALYRRSLYTFLKRTAPPPFMTTFDAPNREQSCTRRERSNTPLQALQLMNDVQHFEAARQLAQRMLKEGGATAQERITWAWRVTTSRRPLPEELALVEEALKQHLARYQANAEAAKQVVTYGESKSDEKLNVGDLAAYTMIANLLLNLDETVTKN comes from the coding sequence ATGAAGACCTTCTTCCCACCGCTCGCGTCATGCCTTGCGCTGACCGCCCTCCTTGTACCAGCTCATCATGCGCAGGCTGCCGGGAAGATTAACTTCAATCGGGATGTGCGGCCCATCCTGTCTGACAACTGCTTTGCGTGCCATGGCTTCGATGCCAAGAAGCGAAAGGCAGACCTGCGGCTCGATGTTCCCGAAGGCGCCTACAAGGCCGACAAGGATGGAGCGCAGCCCATCAAGCCCGGCAGTCCGGACGCGAGCAGCGTGTGGCAGCGCATCATCACCACGGATCCAGATGACCTGATGCCGCCGGCGGATTCGCACAAGAAGCTCACTCCCCAGCAACGCGAGATCCTGAAACGCTGGATTGAAGAAGGCGCAGAATACCAGCAGCACTGGAGTTTCATCACTCCCTCGCTGCCTCCGGTACCCAATTTGAAATCTCAGATTTCAGATCTCAAATCGGCAGCCAATCCCATCGATGCCTTCATCAACGCACGGCTCGCGGAAGAAGGCCTGAAGCAGAATCCCGAGGCGGACAAAGAGACGCTCATCCGGCGCGTGACTCTGGATCTCACGGGACTGTCGCCTACGCCGGAGGAGGTAGATGCCTTCCTCGCCGACAACTCACCCCAAGCCTACGAACGCGTGGTGGATCGCCTCCTCAAGTCGTCACGCTATGGCGAGCACATGGGCCGGCACTGGCTGGACCTCGCCCGCTATGCCGACACCCACGGCCTGCACCTGGACAATGAACGCTCCATGTGGCCCTACCGCGACTGGGTGGTGAAGGCCTTCAATGACAATCTGCACTTCGATGACTTCACTCGCTGGCAGCTTGCGGGCGACCTGCTGCCGAATCCGACCCGCGAGCAGGACATCGCGTCAGGCTTCAATCGCTGCAATGTGACCACGAGCGAAGGCGGCAGCATCAATGAAGAGTTCGTCTTCCGCTATGCGGTGGATCGCACTTCCACGGCGGTGGAGGTGTGGATGGGGCTCACGGCTGGCTGCGCGGTGTGCCATGATCACAAGTTCGACCCGCTTTCGCAGAAGGAGTTCTACTCGATGTACGCCTTCTTCAACTCGGCAGCGGATCCTCCCATGGACGGCAACAAGATCGATACCCCCCCGATCATGAAGCTCACCAATGCGGAGCAGGAGACGAAGCTCAAGGAACTGGAGCAGAAGATCGCTGGCGTGCAGAACCGCATCAAGGAGACCATCGCGAAGATGGACTACAAGGATCCCTCAAGCGTGCAGCCTCCGCCGTCTGTGCAGGAATCCGAGGTGGTGTGGTTTGAAGATGGTTTCCCGCCCGCGGCCAAGCCACAGGCCAGTGGCGCGCCGCTCTGCATCGTGAGCACCAATGAAGGTGGCCAGGTCTTCAGCGGGGGCGCGGCCTTGAAGCGTGCCGCGAAGGGACTGGAGCAGGACTTCTTCAACGGTGGTGTGGAGTACGTGGTGCCGCAGAACGGCCGCATCTTTGTGCACTGCTACCTCGATCCGCAGAATCCGCCGAAGACCATCATGGTGCAGTTCCACACCACGAACTGGCTGCATCGCGCCGTGTGGGGTGCGGAGGATCTGATTCCGTTCGGCAAACCGAAGTCTACGGAAAAGGTCTCCATGGGAGCCCTGCCTGCCGCCGGGAAATGGGTGAAACTGGAGATCGTGGCAGACCGCATGGGCCTGAAAGCCGGCACCAAGGTAAATGGATACGCCTTCACGCAGTTCGACGGCACGGTGTACTGGGACAAGCTGGGCGTGAAGTCCCGCGTGGATCCTGCGAAGGACCCTGCATGGTCATTCGATGTATGGGCAAATCAGAACCAAGGACGTCGTGTGGAAGCGCTGCCGGAGGATCTGCGCAACATTGTGCGTGGCAAAAAGCGCGCGGAATGGAACGAAGCGGAACTGAAGCGCATCAAGGAGTTCTGGCTGGGCAATCTCTACGTGGGAGCTCAGGAGATCATGGCACCCATGCTGGCGGAGAGGGCTCCCATCGAAGAGGAGAAGAAGAAGGTGGAGGCCACGGTGCCCATCACCTTTGTGATGCGCGACATGGAAACGCCGCGTGAGACCTTCGTGATGGAACGCGGCCAGTATGACAAACCCGGTGAAAAAGTGACCCGTGGTGTGCCTGCCGCGCTACCGCCGCTGCCGAAGAAAGATGCGGGCAATTACAACCGCCTCGACTTCGCGAACTGGCTGGTGAGCCGCGAGCACCCACTTACCTCACGCGTGTCGGTGAATCGTTTCTGGCAGCAGTTCTTTGGCACGGGTCTGGTGAAGACCAGCGCGGACTTCGGCTCCCAGGGCGAACCGCCGAGTCATCCGGAACTGCTCGATTGGTTGTCCGTGACCTTCATGGAGAGCGGCTGGGATGTGAAGGCGCTGGTGAAGACTCTCGTCTGCAGCGAGACCTACAAACAGAGCACGAAGGTGACGCCTGCCCTGCTGGCGAAGGATCCCGAAAACCGTCTGTATGCGCGTGGACCTCGCTTCCGTCTGGATGCGGAAGTGCTGCGCGACAACGCCCTCTTCGTCAGCGGCCTCATGGATCCCACCATGGGCGGCAAGGGTGTGAAGCCCTACCAGCCACCGAACATCTGGGAGCCCGTCGGCTTTGGCGGCAGCAACACGCGCGAGTACAAGCAGGACTCCGGCAACGCGCTCTATCGCCGCAGCCTCTACACCTTCCTGAAGCGCACCGCTCCCCCACCCTTCATGACCACCTTCGATGCGCCGAACCGTGAGCAGTCCTGCACACGCCGCGAGCGCAGCAATACACCGCTGCAGGCGCTGCAGCTCATGAATGACGTGCAGCACTTCGAAGCGGCGCGGCAGCTCGCGCAACGCATGCTGAAGGAGGGTGGAGCGACCGCGCAGGAGCGCATCACGTGGGCGTGGCGTGTGACGACTTCACGCAGGCCGCTGCCTGAGGAACTGGCGCTCGTGGAAGAGGCGCTGAAACAGCACCTCGCCAGGTATCAGGCGAATGCCGAAGCTGCGAAGCAGGTGGTCACCTATGGTGAGAGCAAGAGTGATGAGAAGCTGAATGTGGGTGATCTCGCGGCTTACACGATGATCGCGAATCTGTTGCTGAATCTGGATGAGACGGTGACGAAGAACTGA
- a CDS encoding CPXCG motif-containing cysteine-rich protein, whose product MPTVTCPTCFEEFEVPAPYITEVPCTVDYDCEVCCRPMSIDFWEEDGEVVAQASGLAE is encoded by the coding sequence ATGCCCACCGTCACCTGTCCTACCTGCTTCGAGGAGTTTGAGGTCCCGGCACCGTACATCACGGAAGTGCCGTGTACGGTGGATTACGACTGTGAAGTGTGCTGCCGACCCATGAGTATTGACTTCTGGGAGGAGGACGGCGAGGTCGTGGCGCAGGCCAGCGGACTGGCGGAGTAA
- a CDS encoding L,D-transpeptidase family protein produces the protein MRATLQCWERESAGAAWKPAFKSPWPVLLGKKGMAWGRGVSTPSDSSIPWKVEKDGKAPAGLFELGRLHGYAARPPQGAVWPYLQVGPYDAWVDDPRLPHYNQHVRVDPQNIPPWFESQRMRLGDAAYKWLLEIRHNTNPPQAGYGSAIFFHVRRGPDRPSAGCTTMAVENLEAMIKWIREEKRPYYVLLPKAEYDKLRKSWGLP, from the coding sequence ATGAGGGCGACTCTCCAGTGTTGGGAGCGTGAGTCTGCCGGTGCGGCGTGGAAGCCCGCGTTCAAATCGCCCTGGCCCGTGCTCTTGGGAAAGAAGGGAATGGCTTGGGGACGAGGCGTTTCCACACCATCTGACTCGTCTATTCCCTGGAAGGTCGAGAAGGATGGCAAGGCTCCGGCAGGCCTTTTCGAGTTGGGTCGATTGCATGGTTATGCTGCGCGTCCCCCTCAGGGCGCGGTATGGCCCTACCTTCAGGTGGGCCCTTATGATGCCTGGGTGGATGATCCACGCCTCCCTCATTACAACCAGCATGTCCGGGTCGATCCTCAGAATATCCCCCCGTGGTTCGAGAGCCAGCGCATGAGACTAGGTGATGCCGCTTACAAGTGGCTGCTGGAAATCCGACACAATACCAATCCTCCACAGGCTGGTTACGGCAGCGCCATCTTCTTCCATGTGCGCCGCGGCCCCGATCGTCCCAGCGCCGGGTGCACCACGATGGCGGTGGAGAATTTGGAAGCCATGATCAAATGGATCCGGGAGGAGAAGCGACCATACTACGTACTGCTTCCCAAAGCAGAATATGACAAGCTGAGAAAGTCGTGGGGACTGCCGTGA
- a CDS encoding AraC family transcriptional regulator, translated as MTRFLRSYFHTERDALRGALYHTVRAGHLVADKAHHVDRETLAGHELVYCLRGGGSVRVGGRTHRVKSRGLYWISCWHPHSYRSDAADPWELYWVRIDGPGLDALAKILRITDLPVFPTLDDASVKSCFNEIFDIFDAPSPASPARMHASLARLLAMLYESRFRDVADMDTLTSVPSALERPLVRMRQHYADPLRLADLSALAGMSVSHFIRTFKRSMGTSPIDWLRRERISQAKRRLIDTDEPVKEIARQCGYRDPYFFSKDFKKLTGLPPSSYRERERGARPI; from the coding sequence ATGACCCGGTTTCTTCGCAGCTATTTCCACACCGAGAGGGATGCCCTTCGCGGGGCTCTGTACCACACGGTGCGTGCGGGGCATTTGGTGGCAGACAAGGCCCACCACGTCGATCGCGAAACTCTCGCCGGGCACGAACTGGTCTACTGCCTCCGGGGGGGCGGCTCTGTGCGGGTGGGGGGCAGGACCCACCGGGTGAAGAGCCGGGGGCTGTACTGGATTTCCTGCTGGCACCCGCATTCCTACCGCTCGGACGCGGCTGACCCCTGGGAGCTCTACTGGGTGCGCATCGACGGACCCGGGCTCGATGCCCTGGCGAAAATCCTTCGCATCACGGATCTGCCAGTGTTTCCCACACTGGATGACGCCTCGGTGAAGTCCTGCTTCAACGAGATCTTCGACATCTTCGATGCTCCGTCTCCGGCCAGCCCCGCGCGCATGCATGCGAGCCTCGCCCGCCTCCTCGCGATGCTCTACGAGAGCCGCTTCCGCGATGTGGCGGACATGGATACCCTGACCTCCGTGCCCAGTGCATTGGAGCGTCCTCTGGTGCGCATGCGCCAGCACTACGCGGATCCCCTGCGTCTGGCGGATCTCTCTGCTCTCGCGGGCATGAGCGTGAGCCACTTCATCCGTACCTTCAAGCGGAGCATGGGCACCAGTCCCATCGACTGGCTGCGCCGCGAACGCATCAGCCAGGCGAAGCGCCGCCTGATCGATACGGACGAGCCCGTGAAGGAAATCGCCCGCCAGTGCGGCTACCGTGACCCGTACTTTTTCAGCAAGGATTTCAAGAAACTCACCGGCTTGCCACCCTCGAGCTACCGCGAGCGTGAGCGTGGTGCGCGACCCATCTGA
- a CDS encoding cation:proton antiporter produces MPHNLDLIFTLTGGLTAALALGFITHKLKLSPIVGYLLAGILVGPFTPGFVADSHIATQFAELGVILLMFGVGLHFHLKDLLAVRKVAVPGAIAQIAAATVLGAVVTKLFDWSWEAGIVFGMAISVASTVVLTRVLADNRDLHTPSGHIAIGWLIVEDLFTILVLVLLPAVFDKREVAAGETPPSLWVTIVISVLKLGALVLFTLVVGQKVIPKVLGYIAKTGSRELFTLSVLVLALGIAVGSAKFFGASMALGAFLAGMVVGQSDFSARAASDALPMRDAFAVLFFVSVGMLFDPGAVREGWPLMLATLGIVIIGKPLAALIVVLVFKRPFASALSIAVVLAQIGEFSFILAALAISLKIMPAEATNALVVTSVISITLNPLLYKGVKPFTRWLERKGWVKPPRPAVVQDKIVVDEAAHPVVVVGYGPVGRTVSRILEDNGIQVIIIEMNIDTVQHLRAQGRAAVYGDATQREILHHAGIEKAEGLIIAASGVPASEIVEAARDLNPKVRVLARTSYLKQAESLRACGATEVFASEGEVALAMTDYLMRYMGATDELIGRERDRVRKELFLLPQNGNGHGSEAKSAG; encoded by the coding sequence ATGCCACACAATCTTGACCTCATCTTCACCCTGACGGGAGGCCTGACTGCCGCACTGGCGCTGGGATTCATCACCCACAAACTTAAACTGTCTCCTATCGTCGGCTATCTGCTGGCGGGCATCTTGGTGGGACCGTTCACGCCGGGGTTTGTTGCGGACTCACACATCGCCACGCAGTTCGCGGAGCTCGGAGTGATCCTGCTGATGTTCGGCGTGGGACTTCACTTTCATCTCAAGGACCTGCTTGCCGTCAGAAAAGTGGCCGTGCCGGGTGCCATCGCCCAGATTGCCGCGGCCACAGTGCTGGGGGCTGTGGTGACAAAGCTGTTCGATTGGTCGTGGGAGGCGGGCATTGTCTTTGGCATGGCCATTTCCGTTGCCAGTACTGTGGTGCTCACGCGCGTGCTGGCGGACAATCGGGACCTCCATACGCCCAGCGGCCACATCGCCATCGGCTGGCTCATTGTGGAGGATCTTTTCACCATCCTCGTGCTCGTGCTGCTGCCTGCGGTCTTTGACAAGCGTGAAGTCGCAGCCGGCGAAACGCCACCCAGCTTGTGGGTCACCATCGTAATCTCCGTGCTGAAGCTGGGCGCACTCGTGTTGTTCACGCTGGTGGTTGGCCAGAAGGTCATTCCGAAAGTCCTGGGCTATATCGCCAAGACAGGTTCGCGTGAGCTGTTTACCCTCAGCGTTCTTGTGCTGGCCCTGGGCATCGCCGTCGGCTCTGCGAAGTTCTTCGGTGCTTCCATGGCCCTGGGCGCTTTCCTTGCGGGCATGGTGGTGGGGCAGTCGGACTTCAGTGCGCGCGCCGCCTCGGATGCCTTGCCGATGCGCGATGCGTTTGCCGTACTTTTCTTTGTCTCCGTGGGCATGTTGTTTGATCCCGGCGCGGTAAGGGAAGGGTGGCCCCTGATGCTGGCGACGCTTGGCATCGTGATCATCGGGAAGCCTCTCGCCGCACTCATCGTGGTCCTGGTCTTCAAGCGGCCGTTCGCCTCTGCCTTGTCCATTGCGGTGGTGCTCGCCCAGATCGGCGAGTTCTCATTCATCCTCGCGGCCCTCGCCATCAGCTTGAAGATCATGCCTGCCGAGGCGACCAATGCGCTGGTGGTTACCTCGGTAATTTCCATCACGCTCAATCCTCTCCTCTACAAGGGGGTGAAACCTTTCACGCGCTGGCTGGAGCGCAAAGGGTGGGTCAAGCCGCCCCGTCCTGCCGTTGTGCAGGACAAAATCGTGGTCGATGAGGCGGCGCATCCCGTGGTGGTGGTGGGGTATGGCCCTGTGGGACGAACCGTTTCGCGTATCTTGGAGGACAACGGGATCCAGGTGATCATCATCGAAATGAACATCGACACCGTGCAGCATCTGCGAGCTCAGGGACGCGCTGCCGTGTACGGCGATGCCACCCAGAGGGAGATTCTCCATCATGCCGGTATTGAGAAGGCGGAGGGCCTCATCATCGCCGCCTCTGGCGTGCCGGCGAGCGAGATTGTCGAGGCGGCCCGTGACCTGAATCCCAAGGTCCGGGTGCTGGCGCGCACCTCCTACCTGAAGCAGGCGGAGAGCCTCCGGGCCTGTGGCGCCACGGAGGTCTTCGCCAGTGAAGGAGAGGTGGCCCTGGCCATGACGGACTACCTCATGCGGTACATGGGGGCCACGGATGAACTGATTGGCCGCGAACGTGATCGCGTGCGCAAGGAGCTCTTCCTCCTGCCGCAGAACGGAAATGGCCATGGGTCCGAGGCAAAGAGTGCCGGCTAG
- a CDS encoding RNA polymerase sigma factor, producing MTTDSPGIQSGAVFHTTRWTRVCLAKVDSEDGRRALAELCDAYYEPVVAFFRCELRNADAAREMSHAFFAQMLGGGAIRTAERERGRFRSYLLGAARHFLFNQHAAGSRQKRGGGAAILAIDDEEAREVADARQVSPDAEFDRQWALTVLARALDALKAECTSEGRTMVFERVKPWLMGDADHGDQAGLAAELGLSPSALRMSVHRLKQRFRHLVKGEIAGTLDDPAMVDEEMRSLFAALGG from the coding sequence ATGACCACTGACTCCCCAGGCATCCAGTCGGGCGCTGTCTTCCACACCACGCGCTGGACGCGGGTCTGCCTGGCCAAGGTGGACTCGGAAGATGGGCGGCGGGCGCTTGCGGAACTATGCGACGCGTACTATGAGCCCGTGGTGGCTTTCTTCCGCTGCGAGTTGCGCAATGCAGATGCTGCGCGCGAGATGAGCCACGCTTTTTTTGCCCAGATGCTGGGCGGCGGCGCCATCAGGACGGCAGAACGGGAGCGCGGCCGCTTCCGCTCCTACCTTCTGGGTGCGGCCCGGCATTTCCTCTTCAATCAGCATGCGGCTGGCTCCCGGCAAAAGCGAGGGGGAGGGGCGGCGATTCTTGCCATTGATGATGAAGAAGCCCGTGAGGTGGCGGATGCACGGCAGGTGTCCCCCGATGCGGAGTTTGATCGCCAGTGGGCGCTCACGGTCCTGGCTCGCGCCCTGGATGCACTCAAGGCGGAGTGTACCTCAGAGGGGCGAACGATGGTCTTTGAACGGGTCAAGCCGTGGCTCATGGGGGATGCCGACCATGGGGATCAAGCAGGGCTCGCCGCAGAACTCGGACTGAGCCCGAGTGCCTTGAGGATGTCCGTGCATCGCCTGAAGCAACGGTTCCGCCACCTCGTGAAGGGGGAGATAGCGGGCACGCTCGATGACCCGGCCATGGTGGATGAGGAAATGCGCAGTCTCTTTGCCGCACTCGGAGGGTGA